A window of the Canis lupus baileyi chromosome 8, mCanLup2.hap1, whole genome shotgun sequence genome harbors these coding sequences:
- the BCAR3 gene encoding breast cancer anti-estrogen resistance protein 3 isoform X2, with translation MPKECSALHALSAALCCFYPCKPFLGAKFSKDRHVMDRTPERLKKELEEELLLSGEDLRSHAWYHGRIPRQVSENLVQRDGDFLVRDSLSSPGNFVLTCQWKNLAQHFKIHRTVLRLSEAYSRVQYQFETESFDSIPGLVRCYVGNRRPISQQSGAIIFQPINRTVPLRCLEERYGASPGRRPDVGKRLSLTMGGVQAREQSSPKGNLLRNKEKSGSQPACLDHMQDRRALSLKAHQSESYLPLGCKLSSRSPSVDTSPRPNSPVFRTGSEPTLSPALVRRVSSDARAGEALRGSDSQLCPKPPPKPCKAPLLQPPPSPSTWLNSEANYCELNPAFATGGDRGARPPLCAHDSYVELLTAKQNGVLGPRHSGTNYLILDDDGAGPGEAPATQMDQGQQEDEGEFVLPRLETASSFRPNDFESKLLPAENKPLEMAMLKRVKELFTSKDPKAIAQHMLSTDCMVARILAVSEETRRNMGVSSGLELLTLPYGHQLRLDIIERHNTMAIGIAVDILGCTSTLEDRAATLNRIIQVAVELKDSMGDLYSFSAIMKALEMPQITRLEKTWTALRHQYTQTAILYEKQLKPFSKMLHEGRESMCVPPNKISVPLLLPLVTLMERQAVTFEGTDMWEKNDESCEIMLNHLATGRLMAETADSYRMNAERILEGFQPDEEMSEIFKTEFQMRLLWGSKGAQVNQTERYEKFNQILTALSRKLEPPPVKQAEL, from the exons GTATCAGAAAACCTCGTGCAGCGAGATGGCGACTTCCTGGTTCGTGACTCTCTGTCCAGCCCCGGAAACTTTGTCCTGACCTGTCAGTGGAAGAACCTCGCTCAGCACTTCAAGATCCACCGGACGGTGCTGCGGCTCAGCGAGGCCTACAGCCGAGTGCAGTACCAGTTTGAGACGGAGAGCTTCGACTCCATCCCCGGCCTGGTGCGCTGCTACGTGGGCAACCGGCGGCCCATCTCCCAGCAGAGCGGAGCCATCATCTTCCAGCCCATCAACAGGACGGTGCCCCTGCGGTGCCTGGAGGAGCGCTACGGCGCCTCCCCGGGTCGCAGGCCCGACGTGGGCAAGAGGCTGAGCCTCACCATGGGCGGCGTCCAGGCCCGGGAGCAGAGCTCGCCTAAGGGGAACCTCCTCAG aaataaagagaagagcGGTAGCCAGCCGGCCTGCCTGGATCACATGCAGGACAGAAGAGCCTTATCCCTCAAAGCGCACCAGTCGGAAAGTTACCTGCCACTTG GCTGTAAATTGTCCTCTCGCTCCCCAAGTGTGGACACAAGCCCTCGCCCAAACTCACCCGTTTTCAGGACGGGCAGCGAGCCCACTCTGAGCCCGGCATTGGTTCGGAGGGTCTCCTCAGATGCTAGGGCAGGGGAGGCCTTGAGGGGCTCAGACAGCCAGCTTTGCCCCAAGCCGCCCCCCAAGCCCTGCAAGGctcccctcctgcagcctcccCCGTCTCCATCCACCTGGCTCAACTCAGAGGCCAACTACTGTGAACTGAACCCAGCCTTCGCTACAGGTGGTGACAGGGGAGCGAGGCCACCCCTCTGTGCCCACGACAGCTACGTGGAGCTGCTAACAGCCAAGCAGAACGGGGTGCTAGGGCCCCGGCACTCTGGCACCAACTACTTGATCCTTGACGATGacggggcagggcctggggaggcgCCAGCCACGCAGATGGACCAGGGGCAGCAGGAGGATGAGGGCGAGTTTGTGCTGCCCCGTCTGGAGACGGCCTCCTCATTCAGGCCCAATGACTTTGAGTCAAAGCTCCTTCCTGCTGAGAACAAGCCCCTGGAAATGGCGATGCTGAAGCGGGTGAAAGAACTGTTCACCAGCAAGGACCCCAAGGCCATTGCCCAGCACATGCTGAGCACGGACTGCATG GTCGCTAGGATACTCGCAGTGTCCGAGGAGACGAGGAGGAACATGGGCGTGAGCTCGGGGCTGGAGCTCCTCACCTTGCCCTACGGCCACCAGCTGCGCCTGGACATCATCGAACG ACACAACACAATGGCCATCGGCATTGCAGTGGACATTCTGGGCTGCACGAGCACTTTGGAGGACCGAGCCGCCACCCTCAATAGGATCATCCAAGTGGCAGTGGAACTGAAAGACTCCATGGGGGACCTCTATTCTTTCTCGGCCATCATGAAAGCCCTGGAAATGCCACAG ATCACAAGGTTAGAAAAAACGTGGACTGCCCTGAGGCACCAGTACACCCAAACCGCTATCCTCTATGAAAAACAGCTGAAGCCTTTCAGCAAAATGCTGCACGAAGGCAGAG AGTCTATGTGTGTCCCCCCCAACAAAATATCAGTCCCACTACTGCTGCCTCTTGTGACCTTAATGGAGCGCCAAGCTGTCACTTTTGAAGGGACTGATATGTGGGAAAAAAACGATGAAAGCTGTGAGATTATGCTGAACCACTTAGCCACTGGCCGGCTCATGGCAGAAACAGCAGACAGCTACCGGATGAATGCTGAGAGGATCCTGGAAG gtTTTCAACcagatgaagaaatgagtgaAATCTTCAAGACTGAATTTCAGATGCGATTGCTCTGGGGCAGCAAAGGTGCACAAGTGAATCAGACAGAGAGATATGAGAAATTCAACCAGATTTTAACTGCCCTCTCACGTAAACTGGAACCTCCTCCTGTAAAGCAGGCAGAGCTTTGA
- the BCAR3 gene encoding breast cancer anti-estrogen resistance protein 3 isoform X3, translating into MQDRRALSLKAHQSESYLPLGCKLSSRSPSVDTSPRPNSPVFRTGSEPTLSPALVRRVSSDARAGEALRGSDSQLCPKPPPKPCKAPLLQPPPSPSTWLNSEANYCELNPAFATGGDRGARPPLCAHDSYVELLTAKQNGVLGPRHSGTNYLILDDDGAGPGEAPATQMDQGQQEDEGEFVLPRLETASSFRPNDFESKLLPAENKPLEMAMLKRVKELFTSKDPKAIAQHMLSTDCMVARILAVSEETRRNMGVSSGLELLTLPYGHQLRLDIIERHNTMAIGIAVDILGCTSTLEDRAATLNRIIQVAVELKDSMGDLYSFSAIMKALEMPQITRLEKTWTALRHQYTQTAILYEKQLKPFSKMLHEGRESMCVPPNKISVPLLLPLVTLMERQAVTFEGTDMWEKNDESCEIMLNHLATGRLMAETADSYRMNAERILEGFQPDEEMSEIFKTEFQMRLLWGSKGAQVNQTERYEKFNQILTALSRKLEPPPVKQAEL; encoded by the exons ATGCAGGACAGAAGAGCCTTATCCCTCAAAGCGCACCAGTCGGAAAGTTACCTGCCACTTG GCTGTAAATTGTCCTCTCGCTCCCCAAGTGTGGACACAAGCCCTCGCCCAAACTCACCCGTTTTCAGGACGGGCAGCGAGCCCACTCTGAGCCCGGCATTGGTTCGGAGGGTCTCCTCAGATGCTAGGGCAGGGGAGGCCTTGAGGGGCTCAGACAGCCAGCTTTGCCCCAAGCCGCCCCCCAAGCCCTGCAAGGctcccctcctgcagcctcccCCGTCTCCATCCACCTGGCTCAACTCAGAGGCCAACTACTGTGAACTGAACCCAGCCTTCGCTACAGGTGGTGACAGGGGAGCGAGGCCACCCCTCTGTGCCCACGACAGCTACGTGGAGCTGCTAACAGCCAAGCAGAACGGGGTGCTAGGGCCCCGGCACTCTGGCACCAACTACTTGATCCTTGACGATGacggggcagggcctggggaggcgCCAGCCACGCAGATGGACCAGGGGCAGCAGGAGGATGAGGGCGAGTTTGTGCTGCCCCGTCTGGAGACGGCCTCCTCATTCAGGCCCAATGACTTTGAGTCAAAGCTCCTTCCTGCTGAGAACAAGCCCCTGGAAATGGCGATGCTGAAGCGGGTGAAAGAACTGTTCACCAGCAAGGACCCCAAGGCCATTGCCCAGCACATGCTGAGCACGGACTGCATG GTCGCTAGGATACTCGCAGTGTCCGAGGAGACGAGGAGGAACATGGGCGTGAGCTCGGGGCTGGAGCTCCTCACCTTGCCCTACGGCCACCAGCTGCGCCTGGACATCATCGAACG ACACAACACAATGGCCATCGGCATTGCAGTGGACATTCTGGGCTGCACGAGCACTTTGGAGGACCGAGCCGCCACCCTCAATAGGATCATCCAAGTGGCAGTGGAACTGAAAGACTCCATGGGGGACCTCTATTCTTTCTCGGCCATCATGAAAGCCCTGGAAATGCCACAG ATCACAAGGTTAGAAAAAACGTGGACTGCCCTGAGGCACCAGTACACCCAAACCGCTATCCTCTATGAAAAACAGCTGAAGCCTTTCAGCAAAATGCTGCACGAAGGCAGAG AGTCTATGTGTGTCCCCCCCAACAAAATATCAGTCCCACTACTGCTGCCTCTTGTGACCTTAATGGAGCGCCAAGCTGTCACTTTTGAAGGGACTGATATGTGGGAAAAAAACGATGAAAGCTGTGAGATTATGCTGAACCACTTAGCCACTGGCCGGCTCATGGCAGAAACAGCAGACAGCTACCGGATGAATGCTGAGAGGATCCTGGAAG gtTTTCAACcagatgaagaaatgagtgaAATCTTCAAGACTGAATTTCAGATGCGATTGCTCTGGGGCAGCAAAGGTGCACAAGTGAATCAGACAGAGAGATATGAGAAATTCAACCAGATTTTAACTGCCCTCTCACGTAAACTGGAACCTCCTCCTGTAAAGCAGGCAGAGCTTTGA